A window from Bombus fervidus isolate BK054 chromosome 12, iyBomFerv1, whole genome shotgun sequence encodes these proteins:
- the Drk gene encoding growth factor receptor-bound protein 2 drk — protein MEAIAKHDFTATAEDELSFRRSQILKILNMEDDMNWYRAELDSREGLIPSNYIEMKNHDWYYGRITRADAERLLMNKHEGAFLIRISESSPGDFSLSVKCSDGVQHFKVLRDAQGKFFLWVVKFNSLNELVEYHRTASVSRSQDVKLRDMVPEECLVQALYDFQPQEPGELEFKRGDVITVTDRTDQHWWHGEIGNRRGLFPSTYVTPYHS, from the exons ATGGAGGCGATAGCAAAGCACGATTTCACGGCGACGGCCGAAGATGAGCTTAGTTTTCGTAGAAGCCAAATCCTAAAG ATCTTAAATATGGAGGATGACATGAATTGGTACAGAGCTGAATTAGACTCCAGAGAAGGACTCATTCCAAGTAATTACATAGAGATGAAAAATCATGA CTGGTACTATGGAAGGATAACCAGAGCAGATGCAGAAAGATTACTAATGAACAAACATGAAGGCGCCTTTCTTATTAGAATCAGTGAAAGTTCTCCTGGTGATTTCTCCTTGTCTGTAAA atGTTCAGATGGTGTTCAACATTTTAAAGTATTAAGAGATGCTCAAGGTAAATTCTTCCTCTGGGTGGTCAAGTTTAACAGTCTTAATGAATTAGTGGAATATCATCGTACAGCATCTGTATCTCGTTCACAAGATGTTAAATTAAGGGATATGGTGCCAGAAGAA TGTTTAGTCCAAGCATTATATGACTTTCAACCTCAAGAACCTGGTGAACTTGAATTCAAACGAGGTGATGTAATAACTGTTACTGATCGTACAGACCAACACTGGTGGCATGGAGAAATTGGTAATAGGCGAGGCCTGTTTCCTTCTACATATGTTACTCCATATCACTCCTAG
- the Rpb5 gene encoding DNA-directed RNA polymerases I, II, and III subunit Rpb5, with the protein MDDEAETYKLWRIRKTVMQLCHDRGYLVTQDELDQTLEQFKEQFGDKPSEKRPARSDLIVLVAHNDDPTDQLFVFFPDEPKIGIKTIKTYCQRMQEEKIHRAIIVVQQGMTPSAKQSLVDMAPKYILEQFLESELLINITEHELVPEHIVLTPDEKEELLTRYKLKENQLMRIQAGDPVARYFGLKRGQVVKIIRPSETAGRYISYRLVC; encoded by the exons atggATGACGAAGCTGAAACATACAAATTGTGGCGTATAAGAAAAACGGTAATGCAATTGTGTCACGATCGAGGTTATCTAGTTACTCAGGATGAATTGGATCAAACTTTGGAACAATTTAAAGAACAATTCGGGGACAAACCAAGTGAAAAAAGACCAGCACGTAGCGATCTTATAGTTTTGGTTGCCCATAATGATGATCCGACAGATCaactttttgtatttttcccAGATGAACCAAAAATTGGTATCAAAACTATTAAAACCTACTGTCAACGTATGCAGGAAGAGAAAATCCACAG GGCTATTATTGTTGTGCAACAAGGAATGACACCATCGGCAAAACAATCGTTGGTGGACATGGCaccaaaatatatattagaacAATTTTTAGAATCTGAATTGCTTATTAATATCACAGAACATGAATTGGTACCTGAACATATTGTACTTACACcagatgaaaaagaagaattacTTACCAGGTACAAACtaaaagaaaatcaattaATGCGTATACAAGCTGGTGACCCAGTGGCACGTTACTTTGGTTTAAAACGTGGTCaagttgtaaaaattattaggCCTTCAGAAACTGCTGGCAGATATATTTCTTACAGACTTGTATGTTGA